A genomic stretch from Candidatus Krumholzibacteriota bacterium includes:
- a CDS encoding response regulator, whose translation MARLLIVDDDEQNLYMLQVLLSANGFQVDQASNGKKALEQARLNPPDMIVSDILMPVMDGYALCREWKRDEKLKEIPFIFYTATYTDPKDEELALNLGADRFIIKPTGPDKFLAILLEILENFETKKPVANKQVMEESVFYKNYNTALIRKLEEKMLEVEESNRSLEQELIERKRLEKERLNYKEQMIQAQKMESVGRLAGGIAHDFNNILGVILGYSELALLQLDPGDQLYADIREIQEAAHRSADLTRQLLAFARRQPVRRKVIDMNETMTGMLKMLQRLIGEDTGLVWIPGEGLWQVKMDPGQIDQILANLCINARDAIDGAGEVVISTSNVVIDADSGDSSPDLQPGEYVRLMVQDSGSGMDDETLSHLFEPFFTTKEIGKGTGLGLSTVYGIVKQNNGDITVASKPGAGTKFEIYFPRFISLKGEEINDISRTSSLHGEETVLLVEDEPRLLKLTRKMLESLGYEVLTAFTPEEALQVIDARVSTVDLLITDLVMPEMNGVELAKLVEKRHPGVSVLFMSGHSADMAGADGILEEDREFIQKPFSVNNLAVKLRDILDQKQVEKQ comes from the coding sequence ATGGCTAGATTACTCATTGTCGATGACGACGAGCAAAATCTTTATATGTTGCAGGTCCTTCTTTCTGCCAACGGGTTTCAGGTCGATCAGGCTTCAAACGGAAAAAAAGCACTGGAACAAGCGAGGCTTAATCCACCGGATATGATAGTCAGCGACATCCTCATGCCGGTGATGGACGGGTATGCCCTCTGCCGTGAATGGAAGCGGGACGAGAAACTGAAAGAGATTCCCTTCATATTTTATACAGCGACTTATACCGATCCTAAAGATGAAGAGTTAGCTCTCAACCTTGGAGCCGATCGATTCATAATCAAACCTACCGGACCGGATAAGTTTCTCGCGATCCTTCTTGAGATACTGGAGAATTTCGAGACGAAAAAGCCGGTCGCGAATAAGCAGGTTATGGAAGAGTCGGTATTCTATAAAAATTACAATACTGCTCTCATCCGCAAGCTGGAAGAAAAAATGCTTGAGGTCGAGGAGTCGAACCGCAGCCTGGAACAGGAGCTTATAGAACGCAAGCGGCTCGAAAAGGAGCGGCTTAATTATAAAGAACAGATGATCCAGGCTCAGAAGATGGAATCGGTCGGGCGTCTGGCAGGGGGGATCGCGCACGATTTCAACAATATACTTGGCGTTATCCTGGGATACAGCGAACTGGCGTTATTACAGCTGGACCCCGGGGATCAGTTATATGCCGATATCAGGGAAATACAGGAAGCGGCGCACCGCTCCGCTGATCTTACAAGGCAGTTGCTGGCTTTCGCACGCAGGCAGCCGGTCAGACGTAAAGTCATAGATATGAATGAGACAATGACCGGCATGCTGAAAATGCTGCAACGTCTTATCGGTGAGGATACAGGGCTTGTCTGGATACCCGGGGAAGGCCTCTGGCAGGTCAAAATGGATCCAGGCCAGATCGACCAGATACTGGCGAACCTCTGCATAAATGCCCGTGACGCTATAGATGGTGCGGGCGAAGTAGTGATCAGTACTTCCAATGTCGTCATCGATGCTGATTCCGGGGATAGCTCCCCCGACCTTCAACCCGGCGAGTATGTCAGGCTTATGGTCCAGGACAGCGGATCCGGTATGGACGATGAGACACTGTCGCATCTGTTCGAACCTTTCTTTACGACCAAAGAGATAGGCAAGGGTACAGGCCTGGGGCTTTCCACTGTATATGGCATAGTGAAACAGAACAACGGTGATATCACAGTGGCAAGCAAACCCGGAGCCGGAACGAAATTCGAGATATATTTTCCGAGGTTTATCTCGTTGAAGGGGGAGGAAATAAATGATATCTCGCGGACATCTTCGCTTCATGGGGAGGAAACGGTGCTCCTAGTCGAAGACGAGCCGCGCCTGCTTAAACTGACGAGAAAGATGCTGGAATCATTGGGATATGAGGTATTGACCGCTTTCACCCCGGAGGAGGCGCTCCAGGTGATAGATGCCAGGGTCAGCACGGTCGATCTGTTGATAACCGATCTTGTTATGCCGGAGATGAACGGCGTCGAATTGGCAAAGCTGGTTGAAAAACGTCATCCCGGAGTCAGTGTTTTGTTTATGTCGGGGCACTCCGCGGACATGGCAGGCGCCGATGGGATTCTTGAAGAGGACAGGGAATTTATACAAAAACCGTTTTCTGTTAATAACCTGGCTGTAAAATTACGTGATATCCTCGATCAGAAACAGGTCGAGAAACAATAG
- a CDS encoding DUF5329 family protein, protein MRRSMILLCVILFLSEIPIAQEIRRGGDTIQIIEYLLKFVEESECVFIRNGREHDSKKAARHMKRKYEHFKDEIKTPEDFIRLAGTRSTVSGKPYEVRLKNGKEELSSSWLQKALEDYRSSTLAVDGDSLIESIEDSLSAAQEGRHSCSTFAFEADSLLFVGHNLDETPGFDVPGLVCVNKRNVYREGITWFELIASPSEYEKVIVPFEDKPEPKISWVSKYGSVTFNSEGIDFPDGGVNEKGLSVFEMSLGKTRHKHDESNPTLFICLWIQYQLDNCSLVDEVVWNACDINLQGWSWHYFVSDRNGDFAIIEFIDGIPVIHRGEDVKYPVLCNSEYALELERLEKYSGFKGMIRKILPKTPRFVRAARGLDGFDKADGIAPKEYALELLKDIQVKGWNKWSMLADIKKGVIYFNTEKNRNQRYISFASLDFDTKPAQYLDIDIDLSGDVAPYLSVYSYQGNLDHATRRAELLFEKRFKGLEDNGVTSVIYARRFADYSKRIRDREMK, encoded by the coding sequence ATGAGACGTTCAATGATCCTGCTCTGTGTTATTTTATTCCTTTCTGAAATTCCGATCGCCCAGGAGATAAGGCGCGGCGGGGATACCATTCAGATCATCGAGTATCTGCTGAAATTCGTGGAAGAATCAGAGTGCGTCTTTATCAGGAACGGACGCGAGCATGATTCAAAAAAAGCAGCCCGGCATATGAAAAGAAAATACGAACATTTTAAAGATGAGATAAAGACTCCGGAAGATTTTATCCGGCTTGCCGGTACAAGGAGTACTGTAAGCGGGAAGCCATACGAAGTAAGGTTGAAAAACGGGAAGGAAGAGCTCAGTTCATCCTGGCTTCAGAAGGCTCTTGAAGACTACAGATCTTCTACGCTTGCAGTCGATGGAGATTCCCTGATCGAGTCGATTGAAGATTCATTGTCCGCGGCACAGGAGGGACGTCACAGCTGTTCGACCTTCGCGTTCGAGGCCGATTCGCTTCTTTTCGTCGGGCACAACCTTGATGAGACTCCGGGGTTTGATGTTCCAGGACTGGTATGCGTCAATAAGAGAAATGTCTACAGGGAGGGGATCACATGGTTTGAACTGATCGCTTCACCATCTGAATATGAAAAGGTGATCGTGCCTTTCGAAGATAAACCGGAGCCTAAGATCAGTTGGGTCTCGAAGTATGGATCGGTAACATTTAACAGCGAGGGGATAGATTTCCCTGACGGAGGAGTCAATGAAAAGGGATTGTCAGTTTTTGAGATGAGTCTCGGAAAAACGAGGCATAAGCATGATGAATCAAACCCGACCCTGTTCATATGCCTCTGGATACAGTATCAGCTGGACAACTGCTCCCTTGTCGATGAAGTAGTATGGAACGCCTGTGATATAAATCTTCAGGGGTGGTCATGGCACTATTTCGTCTCCGACAGGAACGGCGATTTCGCGATAATAGAGTTCATCGACGGGATCCCTGTGATCCACAGGGGGGAGGATGTCAAATATCCCGTGCTTTGCAATTCGGAGTACGCCCTGGAACTTGAAAGACTCGAGAAGTATAGCGGTTTTAAGGGGATGATCAGGAAGATTCTTCCAAAGACACCGAGGTTCGTCCGCGCGGCGAGAGGTCTTGATGGTTTTGACAAGGCTGACGGCATCGCTCCGAAAGAATACGCTTTGGAACTTCTGAAAGACATTCAAGTAAAGGGATGGAACAAATGGAGCATGCTTGCCGATATCAAAAAAGGCGTGATCTATTTCAATACCGAGAAAAACAGGAATCAGAGATATATTTCGTTCGCCAGTCTCGATTTCGATACAAAGCCGGCGCAATACCTCGATATCGATATCGATCTGAGCGGTGATGTCGCGCCTTATCTGAGCGTTTATTCATATCAGGGAAACCTCGATCATGCCACGCGCAGGGCGGAGCTTTTGTTTGAAAAACGGTTCAAGGGGCTTGAGGATAATGGGGTCACTTCAGTGATCTACGCCAGGCGGTTCGCCGATTATTCGAAAAGGATTCGAGACAGGGAGATGAAATAG
- a CDS encoding peroxiredoxin: MAEEVKGGCARPTGGPVGEPPAEETPEKVIEKKEVKSMIQVGKKAPDFSAPGYHKGKFINVKLSDYLGKWVVLCFYPGDFTFVUATEISAVAEKYPEFQKLGVEVLSMSVDSMFVHKMWNDNELSKMVEGGVPYAMLSDAGGKVGRVYGIYDEDAGVETRGRFIIDPDGIVQGYEVLTPPVGRNVNESIRQIQAFQLVRQSKGTEATPSGWKPGKKTLKPGPELVGNVWKEWKTDQAFD; this comes from the coding sequence ATGGCAGAGGAAGTAAAGGGCGGATGCGCCCGGCCTACGGGAGGACCGGTAGGTGAGCCTCCCGCCGAAGAGACACCTGAAAAGGTCATCGAGAAAAAGGAGGTCAAGAGTATGATACAAGTCGGCAAGAAAGCCCCTGATTTTTCCGCGCCGGGATATCATAAGGGTAAATTCATAAATGTCAAATTATCAGACTATCTGGGAAAATGGGTAGTGCTATGTTTCTACCCCGGTGATTTTACCTTCGTCTGAGCGACCGAGATCTCAGCAGTTGCTGAAAAGTATCCTGAATTCCAGAAACTCGGCGTCGAAGTCCTTTCGATGAGCGTTGACAGCATGTTCGTTCATAAGATGTGGAATGATAACGAGCTGTCAAAGATGGTCGAAGGTGGAGTCCCCTACGCCATGCTCTCTGACGCCGGTGGAAAAGTGGGCAGGGTTTATGGTATTTATGATGAGGATGCCGGTGTCGAGACAAGGGGAAGGTTCATCATAGATCCGGATGGAATAGTACAGGGTTACGAAGTATTGACGCCTCCGGTCGGAAGGAACGTCAATGAATCGATCCGGCAGATCCAGGCGTTCCAGCTCGTGAGACAATCGAAAGGGACGGAAGCTACACCATCTGGATGGAAACCGGGGAAGAAAACTTTGAAGCCGGGGCCGGAACTGGTCGGAAATGTATGGAAAGAATGGAAGACCGATCAGGCGTTCGACTAG
- a CDS encoding class I SAM-dependent methyltransferase encodes MDEDEYIQKLVGSNVLREPILRSVIEDLPVNAGSRGLDAGCGAGLQSILLAEAAESSGVITGLDLSEDFIHYAEKKIREAGFSDRILFQQGDIRDLPFDDGYFDWVWSADCAGYPTGDLLPILREFARVVRPGGFVAIMAWSSQSLLPGHQMLEARLNSSSSPVASYLNGRDPDEQFMRALKWFRRAGLKGAKGKTYIRDFQAPLNDDIREALTQLFEMLWGKAQPDASSEDRAMYRSLCSPGSPDFILNLKEYYAFFTYTVFSGSVMER; translated from the coding sequence ATAGACGAAGACGAGTATATTCAGAAACTTGTAGGTTCTAATGTCCTGCGCGAGCCGATCCTTCGTTCAGTAATAGAAGATCTGCCCGTCAATGCGGGAAGCCGGGGTCTTGACGCCGGATGCGGGGCGGGGCTGCAATCGATTCTTCTTGCAGAAGCGGCCGAATCTTCAGGAGTCATTACAGGCCTGGACCTGTCAGAAGATTTTATCCATTATGCTGAAAAGAAAATCAGGGAAGCGGGTTTTTCGGACAGGATCCTTTTCCAGCAGGGTGATATCAGGGACCTTCCCTTTGATGACGGATACTTTGACTGGGTATGGAGCGCTGATTGCGCCGGGTATCCAACGGGTGACCTGCTTCCTATCCTCCGTGAATTTGCCAGGGTAGTCAGGCCGGGGGGCTTTGTCGCTATCATGGCATGGTCTTCACAAAGCCTTCTTCCGGGACACCAGATGCTGGAAGCGAGGCTTAATTCATCATCTTCGCCGGTCGCTTCATACCTCAACGGCAGGGACCCGGACGAACAATTCATGAGAGCGCTCAAGTGGTTCCGCAGGGCCGGGCTGAAAGGAGCGAAAGGAAAGACATATATCAGGGACTTCCAGGCCCCGCTGAATGACGATATCCGCGAGGCGCTGACCCAGCTCTTCGAGATGCTCTGGGGGAAGGCTCAACCGGATGCTTCCTCTGAGGACAGGGCGATGTATCGGTCTCTTTGTTCCCCGGGATCACCAGATTTTATTCTGAACCTCAAGGAATACTACGCTTTTTTCACTTATACCGTCTTTAGTGGATCTGTAATGGAAAGATAA
- a CDS encoding NAD(P)H-dependent oxidoreductase: MHVYIVFAHPCEKSFCGEVLEIFTRGLVDAGHTFELADLYRMGFESEMKIEQYKREVGLDPLLPVPEDVSAEHRKIDVADALAFIYPVWWSDCPAKLKGWFDRVMTYGYAYYYDESETRHSTVEIEKAVVICSAGHTNEHLEETGIAESMRKIMIEDRLLGIGVKSASMLILGGMMPKDDTFREENLKKAYDLGHNMTRMT; the protein is encoded by the coding sequence TTGCACGTTTATATTGTATTCGCCCACCCTTGCGAAAAATCTTTCTGCGGGGAAGTGCTGGAAATCTTTACCAGGGGTCTGGTGGACGCCGGACATACTTTTGAATTGGCAGATCTGTACAGGATGGGATTCGAATCAGAGATGAAAATCGAGCAGTATAAGCGCGAAGTAGGTCTCGATCCGCTTCTTCCAGTGCCTGAAGATGTCAGCGCGGAACATAGGAAGATCGATGTAGCAGATGCCCTGGCATTCATTTATCCGGTATGGTGGAGTGACTGTCCGGCAAAATTAAAAGGCTGGTTCGACCGGGTGATGACGTATGGTTACGCCTACTACTATGATGAATCAGAAACACGCCATAGCACCGTAGAAATAGAGAAGGCAGTCGTCATATGCTCCGCGGGCCATACCAATGAACACCTTGAAGAAACAGGGATCGCGGAAAGCATGAGAAAGATCATGATTGAAGACCGACTTCTTGGTATCGGTGTGAAGAGCGCTTCAATGCTGATCCTCGGAGGCATGATGCCGAAGGATGACACGTTTCGGGAAGAGAATCTTAAAAAAGCCTATGATCTGGGACATAATATGACGCGGATGACATGA
- a CDS encoding amidase yields the protein MKSGNSRRWSRFSGLAVLLVAVMMFQVSCQSPGKETGSADYNDFRFFEMEIDELRAGYEADSFSIEDVVKAYLERIEKIDNDGPGLNSMIQINPDAIEIAVKLDIEMREGKIRGPLHGIPVVLKDNIDTRDKMATTAGSRALMDSHPLKDSHVAGKLREAGAVIIGKANLSEWANFRGELSSSGWSAVGGQVKNPYILSRNPCGSSSGSAVAVSANLTMIAIGTETNGSIVCPSSSNGIVGIKPTVGLVSRSGIIPISFTQDTAGPMARTVRDAAICLGAIAGVDPSDAKTLACEGKYHADYTQFLDAEGLRGKRIGLYKAPLGVNYKVDSLFYDAVDLLRSEGAEIIEIDRISDGKVGDYSFEIMLYEYKDGLNRYFQSLGPEAPVKRVEDLIEFNRSDPLELKYFNQRYLEMAQEKGSLESVEYKEALAGMIKGIRDEGIDRVMNENSLDAIIAPTGSPAWQTDHINGDCFQLGSSSPAAQAGYPNITLPMGFVGALPVGISFFGRAWSEPVLIEIAYAYEKKTGYRKAPGFLPYDEE from the coding sequence ATGAAATCAGGTAACAGTCGCCGCTGGTCCCGTTTCTCGGGGCTCGCCGTTCTTCTCGTCGCTGTCATGATGTTTCAGGTGTCATGTCAATCTCCCGGCAAAGAGACCGGGAGCGCGGATTATAACGATTTCAGGTTTTTCGAGATGGAGATCGACGAACTCAGGGCGGGATATGAAGCAGATTCTTTTTCGATCGAAGATGTGGTGAAGGCGTACCTTGAGCGGATCGAGAAGATCGATAACGACGGACCAGGGCTCAATTCGATGATCCAGATCAATCCCGACGCGATCGAAATCGCGGTCAAGCTCGATATCGAAATGAGAGAGGGGAAGATCAGGGGGCCTCTTCACGGAATACCGGTCGTGCTTAAGGATAATATAGATACGCGTGACAAGATGGCTACGACCGCCGGTTCGAGAGCGTTGATGGATTCTCATCCCCTCAAAGACAGCCACGTCGCCGGTAAGCTCAGAGAAGCCGGAGCGGTGATAATAGGGAAGGCGAATCTCAGCGAATGGGCGAATTTTCGCGGAGAATTATCGTCAAGCGGCTGGAGCGCTGTCGGAGGCCAGGTTAAAAATCCATATATTCTCAGCAGAAATCCCTGTGGATCAAGCTCGGGATCTGCTGTGGCCGTATCGGCCAACCTGACGATGATCGCCATAGGGACCGAAACGAACGGGTCGATCGTATGCCCATCGAGCAGCAACGGTATCGTCGGTATCAAGCCGACGGTCGGGCTGGTGAGCCGGTCAGGGATAATCCCCATTTCCTTTACGCAGGATACTGCCGGGCCGATGGCCCGAACAGTAAGGGACGCCGCCATCTGCCTCGGGGCGATAGCCGGAGTAGATCCGTCAGACGCGAAGACCCTCGCGTGCGAGGGGAAATACCATGCTGATTACACGCAGTTCCTTGACGCCGAAGGACTGCGGGGAAAAAGGATCGGACTGTACAAGGCTCCGCTGGGAGTAAATTACAAGGTCGATTCCCTCTTTTATGACGCCGTGGATCTTCTCAGGAGCGAGGGAGCCGAGATTATCGAGATCGACAGGATATCTGACGGTAAAGTCGGTGATTATTCCTTTGAGATCATGCTTTATGAGTACAAGGATGGATTGAACAGATATTTTCAGTCCCTCGGCCCGGAGGCGCCGGTCAAAAGAGTTGAGGATCTGATAGAGTTCAACAGGTCCGATCCGCTGGAACTGAAATATTTCAACCAGAGATATCTCGAAATGGCCCAGGAAAAAGGAAGCCTGGAAAGCGTTGAATACAAGGAAGCTCTGGCCGGAATGATCAAAGGGATCAGGGATGAAGGGATCGACAGGGTAATGAACGAAAACAGCCTGGACGCGATTATAGCTCCCACTGGAAGTCCCGCCTGGCAGACAGATCATATTAACGGTGACTGTTTCCAGCTGGGCAGCTCATCTCCGGCCGCGCAGGCGGGATACCCGAATATAACATTGCCGATGGGGTTCGTCGGCGCTCTGCCGGTCGGGATCTCTTTTTTCGGCAGGGCATGGAGCGAACCGGTCCTGATCGAGATAGCGTACGCCTATGAGAAGAAGACGGGGTACAGAAAGGCACCCGGGTTTTTGCCGTATGATGAGGAATGA
- the wrbA gene encoding NAD(P)H:quinone oxidoreductase, whose product MKVLVLYYSMYGHIYKLAQAAAEGAGSVEGVESVIRRVPETLSDDLIAQMGAAEAQKAQADVPICTVEEMGEADAVIFCTPTRFGNMCGQMRQFLDATGPLWAKGALVGKAGSVITSSGTQHGGQESTILTCHITLLHHGMVIVGLPYAFQEQTKTDSVIGCSPYGASTIAGSDGSRKPCETDILGARFQGAHVARIARKLSA is encoded by the coding sequence ATGAAAGTACTCGTACTGTACTATTCGATGTATGGACACATTTACAAGCTCGCGCAGGCAGCCGCCGAGGGAGCCGGATCGGTAGAAGGAGTGGAATCAGTCATCCGGCGCGTGCCCGAGACCCTGTCCGATGATCTGATCGCCCAGATGGGAGCTGCAGAGGCGCAGAAAGCACAGGCGGATGTTCCTATATGCACGGTTGAAGAGATGGGAGAAGCGGACGCGGTTATTTTTTGCACGCCGACGCGGTTTGGGAATATGTGCGGCCAGATGCGCCAATTCCTCGACGCGACAGGTCCGCTCTGGGCAAAAGGAGCGCTCGTCGGAAAAGCGGGCAGCGTTATCACAAGCTCTGGAACGCAGCATGGCGGTCAGGAATCGACGATACTGACCTGCCATATAACATTGCTGCATCACGGGATGGTGATTGTGGGGCTTCCATACGCTTTCCAGGAACAGACAAAGACAGACAGCGTGATCGGCTGCTCACCCTACGGCGCCTCCACGATCGCCGGTTCGGATGGAAGCAGGAAGCCCTGTGAGACGGATATTCTCGGCGCCCGATTCCAGGGCGCGCATGTCGCAAGGATAGCCAGGAAGCTTAGCGCCTGA
- a CDS encoding bifunctional methionine sulfoxide reductase B/A protein, with product MRRDKNLAVTVCAVLFLISHAEAGTMDKEHYNKLSKEEERVILHKGTEAPFSGKYNEFFEKGIYHCKRCGAPLYVSSDKFVSSCGWPSFDDEIAGAVRRQIDIDGIRTEILCASCGAHLGHVFEGEMLTERNVRHCVNSISLVFVPGEEVSRREKAYFAGGCFWGVEYLFEGREGVISATSGYMGGSLADPTYRDVTGGGTGHLEAVEVIYDPSVVDYEEIAKFFFEIHDPTQANGQGPDIGEQYLSAVFYRTEEEKKITEKLIEILKQKGYQVVTSVLPAGRFWEAEDYHQDYYSRNKKQPYCHIYKRKF from the coding sequence ATGCGGAGAGATAAAAATCTGGCAGTCACAGTTTGTGCAGTTCTATTCCTGATCTCTCACGCGGAGGCGGGGACAATGGATAAAGAACACTACAACAAGCTTTCCAAGGAAGAGGAAAGAGTGATCCTGCATAAGGGGACTGAAGCCCCTTTCAGCGGCAAGTACAACGAATTTTTTGAAAAGGGAATCTATCACTGCAAACGATGCGGCGCGCCTCTTTACGTCTCGAGCGACAAGTTTGTCTCATCCTGCGGATGGCCGAGCTTCGATGATGAGATAGCCGGAGCGGTCAGAAGGCAGATCGACATCGACGGGATAAGGACCGAGATCCTCTGCGCCAGTTGCGGAGCGCATCTCGGGCATGTTTTTGAAGGAGAGATGCTCACCGAGAGGAATGTCAGGCATTGCGTAAATTCCATTTCCCTTGTCTTCGTCCCGGGCGAAGAAGTATCCAGAAGAGAAAAAGCTTATTTTGCGGGAGGGTGTTTCTGGGGAGTGGAATACCTTTTCGAGGGCAGGGAAGGGGTCATCTCCGCCACTTCAGGATATATGGGAGGATCTCTGGCCGATCCGACATATCGCGACGTGACGGGAGGAGGCACAGGTCATCTTGAAGCGGTGGAGGTGATCTATGATCCATCAGTCGTGGATTATGAAGAGATCGCGAAGTTTTTCTTCGAGATCCATGATCCGACGCAAGCCAATGGACAGGGTCCTGATATAGGTGAGCAATATCTTTCGGCGGTCTTTTACCGCACCGAAGAAGAGAAAAAAATCACGGAGAAATTAATAGAAATATTAAAACAAAAAGGATATCAAGTCGTTACAAGCGTTCTTCCAGCGGGAAGATTCTGGGAAGCTGAAGATTATCACCAGGATTATTACAGCAGAAACAAAAAACAGCCCTACTGCCATATATATAAAAGGAAGTTCTGA
- a CDS encoding ZIP family metal transporter: MVDFIQQYHPVMQAFIATLFTWGVTAAGAAIVLFTRGVNQKLMDSMLGFAAGVMIAASFWSLLAPGIEMASQLGQIPWLTAATGFMAGGILMRLTDKFLPHLHPGLSVDKSEGVKTSWQRSTLLVLAITLHNIPEGLAVGVAFGAVAAGLPSATIGGAIALAIGIGIQNFPEGTAVAMPLRREGMSKGKSFFMGQASGIVEPIAGVAGALFVLKMQSVLPYALCFAAGAMIFVVVEELIPESQSKQENIDLVTMTTMIGFSIMMILDVALG, encoded by the coding sequence ATGGTCGATTTCATACAACAGTATCATCCCGTCATGCAGGCGTTTATCGCGACACTGTTCACCTGGGGAGTAACGGCTGCCGGAGCGGCAATAGTCCTTTTTACCAGGGGCGTGAACCAGAAGCTTATGGATTCGATGCTTGGATTTGCCGCAGGAGTAATGATCGCGGCAAGCTTCTGGTCTCTTCTGGCGCCTGGGATAGAGATGGCCTCCCAGCTGGGTCAGATCCCATGGTTGACGGCGGCGACAGGGTTCATGGCCGGTGGGATCCTGATGAGGCTGACCGATAAATTCCTGCCCCACCTGCATCCAGGTCTCAGTGTCGACAAGTCAGAAGGAGTAAAGACCTCATGGCAGAGAAGCACTCTCCTTGTTCTTGCCATAACCCTGCATAACATACCTGAGGGACTTGCTGTCGGCGTGGCGTTCGGAGCGGTGGCGGCGGGGCTTCCATCGGCGACGATCGGTGGAGCGATCGCGCTGGCTATCGGGATAGGGATCCAGAATTTTCCCGAAGGGACCGCCGTTGCGATGCCGCTGAGGCGGGAAGGGATGAGCAAGGGAAAAAGCTTTTTCATGGGGCAGGCATCAGGGATAGTCGAGCCTATCGCCGGCGTGGCGGGAGCGCTGTTCGTGCTTAAAATGCAATCTGTCCTTCCTTATGCCCTCTGCTTCGCCGCCGGGGCGATGATCTTCGTCGTCGTTGAGGAGCTGATTCCGGAATCACAGTCCAAACAGGAAAATATCGACCTGGTGACAATGACCACCATGATCGGTTTTTCGATCATGATGATCCTCGACGTTGCCCTTGGCTGA
- a CDS encoding mechanosensitive ion channel codes for MGNLQTYTDKAMELVMAYGPKLILAVVTLIIGLWVIKFFVKALGRAMERSKTDLSLQHFLMSLVRISLKAMLVISVASMIGIQMTSFVAILGAAGLAVGLSLQGSLSNFAGGVLILLFKPFKVGDFIEGAGHAGAVKSIQILNTILTTPDNKTVIIPNGVLSNSSIINYSTQETRRVDMKFGIAYSSDIRKAKEILNRILGEDSRVLDDPPPVVVVGELADSSVNFNVRPWCKGTDYWGVFFDTHEKVKLEFDKNSISIPFPQQDVHLYNH; via the coding sequence ATGGGCAACCTTCAGACTTACACTGATAAAGCAATGGAACTGGTTATGGCGTACGGGCCAAAACTGATATTGGCCGTGGTGACGCTGATAATCGGCCTTTGGGTCATCAAATTCTTTGTAAAAGCGCTTGGACGGGCGATGGAACGGAGTAAAACCGATCTTTCCCTGCAACATTTTCTGATGAGCCTGGTCAGGATCTCGCTGAAGGCCATGCTGGTAATAAGCGTCGCTTCGATGATAGGCATCCAGATGACTTCATTCGTCGCCATTCTGGGAGCGGCCGGGCTGGCGGTCGGACTGTCCCTTCAGGGCAGCCTGTCCAATTTCGCCGGCGGCGTCCTGATTCTTCTTTTCAAACCTTTCAAAGTCGGTGATTTTATCGAAGGGGCTGGACACGCCGGTGCTGTAAAGAGCATCCAGATCCTCAATACGATCCTGACGACACCGGATAATAAGACAGTGATCATCCCGAACGGAGTATTATCAAATTCATCGATCATTAATTATTCGACACAGGAAACGCGCCGGGTCGACATGAAGTTCGGTATCGCGTATTCTTCCGATATCAGGAAAGCGAAAGAAATCCTGAATCGGATTCTCGGAGAAGACAGCCGGGTGCTTGACGACCCGCCCCCCGTAGTCGTCGTTGGCGAGCTCGCTGACAGCTCGGTCAATTTCAACGTCAGGCCATGGTGCAAAGGAACTGATTACTGGGGCGTCTTTTTCGATACTCATGAAAAAGTGAAACTCGAATTCGATAAGAACTCGATATCGATACCATTCCCGCAGCAGGATGTACATCTGTATAATCACTGA
- a CDS encoding cupin domain-containing protein, with amino-acid sequence MTARKIDFDSLEWESPMEGVRHKYIDQDGMRMRLVEYSREMPLHWCEKGHHGYLLEGKMEIEYTGEKVIYKTGDGIFIPEGPGHRHRGRAISSAVLVFFLEKC; translated from the coding sequence ATGACTGCGCGTAAAATCGATTTTGATTCACTGGAGTGGGAATCTCCAATGGAAGGTGTACGGCACAAATATATCGACCAGGACGGAATGCGGATGAGGCTGGTCGAGTATTCAAGAGAAATGCCTCTTCACTGGTGTGAGAAAGGGCATCACGGCTATCTTCTTGAAGGTAAGATGGAAATCGAATATACTGGTGAGAAGGTCATATACAAGACGGGCGATGGTATTTTTATCCCTGAAGGTCCGGGCCACAGACACAGGGGCAGAGCCATTTCTTCCGCGGTGCTGGTTTTCTTTCTTGAGAAATGCTGA